From the Salarias fasciatus chromosome 16, fSalaFa1.1, whole genome shotgun sequence genome, one window contains:
- the LOC115402750 gene encoding zona pellucida-like domain-containing protein 1: MKIILLFLSFIVRSSQLSLSDCGSEARRPQFNDIAVTCGTSSIGLAIQMCPVIYTGYNETLLILNHMMGSACRATLDESVSPPVARFNFPLNMTHACGSIFRTTSAAGTGIFSDFSNIQTVNVSGIVRSVDPTTGTITYNAELKYYYSCAYPLEYLINNTQVDVSASSISVKDNNGSFISTLSMELFADANYTRPMVIPELGIELRTDVFVEVKATNLTGQYHVLLDRCYASISPLPSNSSFFNLFVPCSKDQLTTMIENGDSQSARFKFPAFRFIEQQNQTVSTYFLHCITRLCERSTCSTFKQCNRRRKRSSFDTSVEGITQTYTLTSPRIITRAESTESKEKPLIAEEEADSAAGLGAAVGVLAFACLVALCVAALFYKRLRN, encoded by the coding sequence ATGAAGATTATTTTACTCTTCCTGTCCTTCATAGTCAGAAGTAGTCAGCTGTCGCTGAGTGACTGCGGATCGGAAGCCAGACGGCCGCAGTTTAACGACATCGCCGTGACTTGCGGCACCTCGTCCATCGGTCTGGCCATCCAGATGTGCCCCGTCATCTACACAGGCTACAACGAGACTCTGCTGATCCTGAACCACATGATGGGCTCGGCCTGTCGAGCCACCCTGGATGAGTCCGTGTCTCCACCCGTGGCTCGGTTCAACTTCCCCCTGAACATGACCCACGCCTGTGGAAGCATCTTCAGGACCACCAGCGCCGCCGGGACCGGCATCTTCTCCGACTTTTCCAACATCCAGACGGTGAACGTCAGCGGCATCGTTCGCTCGGTCGATCCCACCACCGGCACCATCACCTACAACGCCGAGCTGAAGTACTACTACTCCTGCGCCTACCCGCTAGAATACCTGATCAACAACACCCAGGTGGACGTGTCGGCCTCCTCCATTTCGGTCAAGGACAACAACGGTAGTTTCATCAGCACTTTGAGCATGGAGCTGTTCGCCGACGCCAACTACACCAGACCCATGGTCATCCCCGAGCTGGGCATCGAGCTGAGGACGGACGTCTTCGTGGAGGTGAAAGCCACCAACTTGACGGGCCAGTACCACGTCCTGCTGGACCGGTGCTACGCCTCCATCTCGCCTCTGCCTTCCAACTCCAGTTTCTTCAACCTCTTCGTGCCCTGCTCCAAAGATCAGCTCACCACCATGATTGAGAATGGAGACAGCCAGAGCGCCCGCTTTAAGTTCCCGGCGTTCCGCTTCATcgagcagcagaaccagaccgtGTCCACCTACTTCCTGCACTGCATCACCCGTCTGTGCGAGAGGAGCACCTGCAGCACCTTCAAGCAGTGCAACCgccggaggaagaggagctccttCGACACGTCGGTGGAGGGGATAACCCAGACCTACACCCTGACCTCCCCGAGGATCATCACCAGGGCCGAGAGCACCGAGTCCAAAGAGAAGCCCCTCAttgcggaggaggaggcggattCTGCCGCGGGGCTCGGTGCCGCCGTCGGCGTCCTGGCCTTTGCCTGTCTAGTCGCCCTTTGTGTTGCAGCCTTGTTTTACAAAAGGCTCAGGAACTAA